From Oryza sativa Japonica Group chromosome 4, ASM3414082v1, one genomic window encodes:
- the LOC9267787 gene encoding uncharacterized protein: protein MEAAETKGRGGGEGRKCRREEEEAFAAKSRRIDDQDDEERMNNYTPMLEEEEDGCRDSRCAELVFGEEEELDPVQMEEKLRQVKLELQDKYTEVDEEEQIRNYRTSWDSSLSSRYGPFQCTTSVPAMRYTHGPIARYACCDSTLQIFSIEVVRIKKGLEWPLHVYGLVAVRDSVDHNRNLLFHRTRDDCQILTQKDSFLELTGPSRAILIVDPVEFDVELKVKGRRESDDQILSFQLFRQNGFFNGRQSVTLVRRFHPIMLGWYSKFKFTYAVLNGAVEATICRVKVVRGSWTKEYQGRIVCTTSSICHEDFMLLDSQDAETMPIGSDDVIKLSRRVVTVELSGELTVSLTATHVGKRTRDDDGGIAQNDEALFTTDKVRFRPKKSGESCATCKLGFCEVEITVAWSLLNCDNIE from the exons atggaggcggcggagacgaaggggagaggaggcggcgaaggccggaagtgccgccgtgaggaggaggaggcctttGCTGCTAAGTCAAGGAGGATCGATGACCAGGATGACGAAGAAAGGATGAACAATTATACTCCTATgttggaggaagaggaggatggGTGTAGGGATTCGAGGTGCGCGGAATTGGTGttcggtgaggaggaggagctggacCCGGTGCAGATGGAGGAAAAATTGCGGCAGGTGAAGTTGGAGTTGCAGGACAAGTACACTGAGGTGGACGAGGAGGAGCAGATTCGCAACTACCGTACATCTTGGGATTCCTCTTTGTCTTCCCGTTATGGTCCCTTCCAATGCACAA CGTCTGTGCCCGCCATGCGATATACACATGGGCCTATCGCAAGATATGCTTGCTGTGATAGTACCTTGCAGATCTTCTCCATAGAGGTGGTAAGAATCAAAAAGGGTCTCGAGTGGCCGTTGCATGTCTATGGCTTGGTTGCTGTCAGGGACTCTGTGGATCATAATCGCAACCTTCTGTTCCACCGCACTAGAGATGATTGTCAAATTCTCACTCAGAAG GATTCATTTTTGGAGTTGACAGGTCCATCCCGTGCAATTCTGATTGTCGACCCAGTTGAGTTTGACGTTGAACTAAAAGTAAAGGGAAGAAGAGAGTCCGATGATCAAATATTGAGCTTTCAACTCTTCAGACAAAATGGGTTTTTTAATGGTAGACAATCAGTAACGCTGGTTCGTAGATTTCACCCAATCATGCTTGGGTGGTACAGCAAGTTTAAGTTCACATATGCGGTGCTTAATGGGGCAGTTGAGGCGACTATCTGCAGAGTCAAAGTTGTTAGAGGATCGTGGACAAAAGAATACCAAGGACGAATTGTTTGCACAACTTCCAGTATATGCCATGAGGACTTTATGTTGCTTGATTCCCAGGATGCAGAAACAATGCCTATTGGTTCAGATGATGTGATCAAGCTATCAAGGCGTGTTGTAACTGTAGAATTAAGTGGAGAACTGACAGTTTCTTTGACAGCCACACATGTTGGTAAAAGAACTAGAGATGATGATGGCGGGATTGCACAAAATGATGAGGCCCTATTCACAACGGATAAGGTTCGCTTCAGGCCCAAAAAATCAGGGGAAAGCTGTGCTACATGCAAATTAGGCTTCTGTGAGGTAGAAATAACTGTTGCTTGGTCCCTTCTTAATTGCGATAATATTGAATAG
- the LOC4337491 gene encoding uncharacterized protein — protein MHAKTDSEVTSLAPSSPPRSPTSRGGRPVYYVQSPSRDSHDGEKTATSVHSTPALSPMGSPRHSVGRDSSSSRFSGHPKRKGDKSSSGRKGAPAGKGWQEIGVIEEEGLLDDEDERRGIPKRCKYFLIFVLGFVVLFSFFALVLWGASRSQKPQIVIKSITFDNFIIQAGTDASLVPTDMATTNSTVKLTYRNTGTFFGIHVTADPFTLSYSQLTLASGDLNKFYQARSSRRTVSVGVMGNKVPLYGGGPTLTAGKGSGSMAPVPMILRTTVHSRAYVLGALVKPKFTRAIECKVLMNPAKLNKPISLDKSCIYL, from the exons ATGCACGCCAAGACGGACTCGGAGGTGACGAGCCTggcgccatcgtcgccgccgcggtccCCGACGtcgcgcggcgggcggccggtGTACTACGTGCAGAGCCCGTCGAGGGACTCGCATGACGGGGagaagacggcgacgtcggtgcACTCGACGCCGGCGCTGAGCCCCATGGGGTCGCCGCGGCACTCGGTGGGCAGGGACTCCTCGTCCAGCCGCTTCTCCGGCCACCCCAAGCGCAAGGGCGACAAGTCCAGCTCCGGCCGCAAGGGCGCCCCGGCGGGGAAGGGGTGGCAGGAGATCGGCGTGATCGAGGAGGAGGGCCTcctcgacgacgaggacgagcgCAGGGGCATCCCCAAGCGCTGCAAGTACTTCCTCATCTTCGTCCTCGGCTTCGTCgtcctcttctccttcttcgCCCTCGTCCTCTGGGGCGCCAGCCGCTCCCAGAAGCCACAGATAGTCATCAAG AGCATCACGTTCGACAACTTCATAATCCAGGCGGGGACGGACGCGTCGCTGGTGCCGACGGACATGGCGACGACCAACTCGACGGTGAAGCTGACGTACCGGAACACGGGCACGTTCTTCGGGATCCACGTGACGGCGGACCCGTTCACGCTGTCGTACAGCCAGCTGACGCTGGCGTCCGGCGATCTCAACAAGTTCTACCAGGCCCGGAGCAGCCGGAGGACGGTGAGCGTGGGGGTGATGGGGAACAAGGTGCCGCTGTACGGCGGAGGGCCGACGCTGACGGCGGGGAAGGGCAGCGGCAGCATGGCTCCGGTGCCGATGATCCTGAGGACGACGGTGCACTCGAGGGCGTACGTGCTGGGGGCGCTGGTGAAGCCCAAGTTCACACGCGCCATCGAGTGCAAGGTCCTCATGAACCCCGCCAAGCTCAACAAGCCCATCTCCCTCGACAAGTCCTGCATTTACCTCTGA
- the LOC4337490 gene encoding probable receptor-like protein kinase At1g49730: MPLLRGGLVSVVLLLLASPFFFSANPAATAVGDCPLDFSWANFTLASAACSDPTQRAACCRYINAFVAISMARYANATGRLGVPPAFSEICLSSVSETFKLRGIPTDADVFCGLGPKIRVSYQCAGRDTVLEMLQSPNFNDVVGSCRGPLSLDITCKTCLNYGIVYLHRLIGSDDNVGLSVCRNAVFVTLATQQGIFSYDDIVKCFFGVQGITIFPGPSSVTSTPASSPNVTTPVDAPAPKTKTVLQKHHQPYRITVIPGIGIAVILLAVLLQLVLVILIRRKNRELKNADLHAQNPENAFCQSQSWRCPEGQSPMFQRYSYKETMKATNNFSTVIGKGGFGTVYKAQFSDGSIAAVKRMDKVSRQAEEEFCREMELLARLHHRHLVTLKGFCIERKERFLVYEYMANGSLKDHLHSSGRKALSWQSRLQIAMDVANALEYLHFFCNPPLCHRDIKSSNILLDENFVAKVADFGLAHASRTGAISFEAVNTDIRGTPGYMDPEYVITQELTEKSDIYSYGVLLLELVTGRRAIQDSRNLVEWAQGHLSSGKITPEFVDPTIRGLVDMDQLHLVVSIVQWCTQREGRERPSIRQVLRMLSERLDPGNGSFGEGMEDAEGGFYPRNSKCGVHRNELIPHSGDMRSLHSSSSTTRSYCSRSMLLECGQAHSPPETL, translated from the exons ATGcccctcctccgcggcggcctCGTCTCCGTCGTCCTGCTCCTGCTCGCCtcccccttcttcttctccgccAACCCCGCAGCAACCGCCGTCGGAG ATTGCCCTTTGGATTTTAGTTGGGCCAACTTCACATTAGCTTCAGCCGCGTGCTCTGATCCCACGCAGCGGGCGGCATGCTGCCGATACATCAATGCATTCGTCGCCATTTCCATGGCTCGCTACGCCAATGCCACCGGCAGGCTGGGTGTCCCTCCGGCCTTCTCTGAGATATGTCTTAGCTCTGTATCCGAGACATTCAAGCTACGGGGAATCCCCACCGATGCTGATGTCTTCTGCGGGCTGGGACCCAAGATAAGGGTCTCATATCAGTGTGCCGGACGCGACACCGTCCTTGAAATGTTGCAATCCCCAAATTTCAATGACGTTGTTGGAAGCTGCAGGGGTCCTCTATCCTTGGATATCACTTGCAAGACCTGCTTGAATTACGGCATTGTTTACTTGCATCGCCTCATTGGCTCGGATGATAACGTTGGTCTTAGCGTCTGTCGGAACGCGGTTTTTGTCACGCTTGCAACTCAACAGGGCATTTTCTCTTACGACGACATTGTCAAGTGCTTCTTCGGTGTACAAGGGATCACAATTTTTCCAG GGCCATCATCTGTTACATCGACTCCAGCTTCTTCTCCAAATGTGACAACCCCTGTTGATGCTCCAGCTCCAAAGACCAAAACTGTTCTGCAGAAACATCACCAGCCTTACCGGATTACAGTGATACCTGGGATAGGGATAGCGGTTATATTGCTTGCTGTTCTGCTCCAACTTGTCTTAGTCATATTGATTCGTAGAAAGAACAGGGAATTGAAAAATGCAGACCTTCATGCTCAGAACCCAGAAAATGCATTCTGTCAGAGTCAATCCTGGAGATGTCCAGAAG GTCAATCACCAATGTTCCAAAGGTACAGTTACAAAGAGACAATGAAAGCAACGAACAATTTCAGCACAGTTATTGGAAAGGGAGGTTTTGGAACAGTCTACAAAGCTCAATTTAGTGATGGATCTATAGCTGCCGTAAAAAGGATGGACAAGGTATCAAGACAAGCTGAGGAAGAATTCTGCCGAGAAATGGAGCTTTTAGCTAGGTTGCATCATCGCCATCTTGTAACCCTCAAGGGCTTCTGTATCGAAAGGAAAGAAAG GTTTCTTGTCTATGAGTACATGGCAAACGGAAGCCTAAAGGATCACCTACACT CATCTGGAAGAAAGGCATTAAGCTGGCAGTCTAGACTACAGATTGCAATGGATGTGGCCAATGCTCTG GAATATCTCCATTTCTTTTGTAACCCTCCACTCTGCCATAGAGACATCAAGTCGAGCAACATTCTTTTAGATGAGAATTTTGTTGCCAAG GTTGCTGATTTTGGCCTTGCACATGCATCAAGAACTGGCGCCATCAGCTTTGAAGCTGTCAACACAGATATAAGAGGGACCCCAG GGTACATGGATCCTGAATATGTGATAACTCAAGAATTGACAGAGAAGAGTGATATATACAGCTATGGTGTGCTCCTACTGGAGCTTGTTACTGGTCGGAGAGCAATCCAAGACAGCAGGAATTTGGTTGAGTGGGCACAGGGACACTTATCATCCGGAAAGATCACACCTGAATTTGTGGACCCAACGATCAGGGGCTTGGTTGACATGGATCAGCTGCATTTGGTAGTTAGCATTGTCCAGTGGTGTACCCAGAGAGAAGGGCGGGAGAGGCCATCCATTAGACAAGTACTCAGGATGCTCTCGGAGAGGCTGGATCCAGGGAATGGCAGCTTTGGCGAAGGCATGGAAGATGCAGAAGGGGGATTTTATCCTCGGAACAGCAAATGTGGCGTCCACCGGAACGAGCTGATTCCGCACAGTGGCGACATGAGGTCTCTCCATTCCTCCTCGAGCACAACAAGATCCTACTGCAGCCGCAGCATGTTACTTGAATGTGGCCAGGCTCACTCTCCGCCGGAAACCCTATGA
- the LOC4337492 gene encoding ASI1-immunoprecipitated protein 1 translates to MVTSDEDAKKAYADFEKKVKRTIYIDHLSPQVTSSVIKAALAQCPNVVDVEFIVNYTVPYDIPSAALVELDDEIQAKAALDLMNDFPFIIGGMPRPVRAICAKPEMFRERPPHPGIRKEFRWVKQEDGTEYQGMKKLRILAKRQEVENMALIKNQLEEEKELAKQQQELLDGNYNKYDMLENVVQNGNMKSLAQHYGVSLADEF, encoded by the exons ATGGTGACATCCGATGAAGATGCTAAGAAGGCGTATGCTGATTTCGAGAAGAAGGTCAAGAGGACGATCTATATTGATCATCTTTCCCCTCAAGTCACGAGCTCAGTAATTAAAGCAGCTCTTGCCCAATGTCCAAATGTTGTCGATGTGGAGTTCATTGTTAATTACACAGTCCCGTATGACATTCCTTCTGCTGCATTGGTGGAATTGGATGACGAAATACAAGCTAAGGCTGCACTAGACTTGATGAATGATTTCCCTTTCATAATTGGCGGGATGCCAAGGCCTGTAAGAGCTATATGTGCAAAGCCCGAGATGTTTCGGGAGCGCCCTCCTCACCCTGGCATCAGGAAAGAGTTCCGGTGGGTAAAACAAGAAGATGGAACAGAGTATCAAGGAATGAAGAAATTGAGGATCCTAGCAAAAAGGCAAGAAGTAGAAAATATGGCACTCATAAAG AATCAATTGGAAGAGGAGAAGGAGCTGGCAAAGCAGCAACAGGAATTACTCGATGGAAATTACAATAAGTACGACATGCTGGAGAATGTCGTACAGAACGGAAACATGAAGAGCCTAGCTCAGCATTATGGAGTCAGCCTGGCCGATGAGTTTTGA
- the LOC4337493 gene encoding pathogenesis-related thaumatin-like protein 3.5, translated as MARGGVVWLAVALLCCCFVRHCESARVFTIINQCKTMVWPAVTPGESFGGGGFALKPGQSMVFTAPVGWSGRIWGRTECDFDQAGNGSCATGSCGSELKCGGSGATPATLAEFTLATKDFYDVSLVDGFNLPMVVRPLNGEGNCSVAGCDGDLRDSCPSELSKKVNGRTVACRSACDVFDTDQYCCRGMYGNPSTCQPTFYSKKFKAACPTAYSYAYDDPTSIFTCSNADYTITFCSTRKRPVCTYHNNRLICSASTRSWPSVISALLFTFLALQFSL; from the exons ATGGCAAGAGGTGGTGTTGTGTGGTTGGCTGTGGCCCTCCTGTGCTGCTGCTTTGTGAGGCATTGTGAGTCGGCCCGCGTGTTCACCATCATCAACCAGTGCAAGACGATGGTCTGGCCGGCGGTGACGCCCGGCGAGAGCTTCGGCGGCGGAGGGTTCGCGCTGAAGCCGGGGCAATCGATGGTGTTCACGGCGCCGGTGGGGTGGTCGGGGCGCATCTGGGGTCGGACGGAGTGCGACTTCGACCAGGCGGGCAACGGCTCCTGCGCCACGGGGTCCTGCGGGTCGGAGCTCAAgtgcggcggctccggcgccaCCCCGGCCACGCTCGCCGAGTTCACCCTCGCCACCAAGGACTTCTACGACGTCAGCCTCGTGGACGGCTTCAACCTCCCCATGGTGGTGCGCCCTCTCAACGGGGAGGGCAACTGCTCGGTGGCCGGGTGCGACGGCGACCTGCGGGACAGCTGCCCGTCGGAGCTGTCGAAGAAGGTGAACGGGAGGACGGTGGCGTGCCGGAGCGCCTGCGACGTCTTCGACACCGACCAGTACTGCTGCAGGGGGATGTACGGCAACCCGTCGACGTGCCAGCCCACCTTCTACTCCAAGAAGTTCAAGGCCGCCTGCCCCACCGCCTACAGCTACGCCTACGACGATCCCACCAGCATCTTCACCTGCTCCAACGCCGACTACACCATCACCTTCTGCTCCACCAG GAAGCGACCTGTGTGCACGTACCACAACAATCGCCTTATCTGCAGCGCCTCCACCCGATCTTGGCCTAGTGTCATTTCTGCGCTGCTCTTCACTTTTCTGGCTTTGCAGTTTTcgctctaa
- the LOC4337494 gene encoding uncharacterized protein, whose product MVEPGRARETKVTASASSSAGSDAAVMKKKKKKKKKLVVASRKVDEKDKKQVDYKCSRSSGRDECCKVESRHQQCTEPESPSYRLALRSLFSCRNSSSSSHAGHHHHRAADGKKLGCNSASICKVKQDNPMQQHMRRAEDELKVKDKPPVAEPYCKRRASVSACNISSERSVKKSVKQQQQEASSSLQSSASISASSCSSTAGGGGSFRGMQQLSLRRLSGCYECHMVVDPISGVFRDSSSMRATICSCPDCGEIFVRPDSLHLHQSIRHAVSELGAEDTSRNIISIIFQSSWLKKQSPVCAIDRILKVHNAARTLARFDDYRAAVKAKAMAHRHPRCTADGNELLRFHCATLSCDLGLHGATHLCDHLSCAACAIIRHGFRPPAPGAGIRTMATSGRAHDAVVSSGSEGDRRAMLVCRVIAGRVRREEAAAAAAEEEEEEYDSVAGTTPGLYSNLDELDVFNPTAILPCFVVVYRA is encoded by the exons ATGGTGGAACCGGGGAGAGCGCGGGAGACGAAGGTCACCGCCTCAGCCTCAAGCTCTGCAGGCTCAGACGCCGCTgtcatgaagaagaagaagaagaagaagaagaagctggtGGTAGCAAGCAGGAAGGTGGATGAGAAAGACAAGAAGCAGGTGGATTACAAGTGCAGTAGAAGCAGCGGCAGAGACGAGTGCTGCAAGGTGGAGAGCCGTCATCAGCAGTGCACAGAGCCGGAGAGCCCTTCCTACAGGTTAGCTCTCAGGAGCCTCTTCTCGTGcagaaacagcagcagcagcagccacgccggccaccaccaccaccgcgccgccgacggcaaGAAGCTCGGCTGCAATTCCGCCTCCATCTGCAAGGTCAAGCAAGACAACCCGATGCAGCAGCACATGCGCAGGGCGGAGGATGAGCTCAAGGTGAAGGACAAGCCGCCGGTCGCCGAGCCGTACTGCAAGCGCAGAGCTTCGGTGAGCGCGTGCAACATCAGCAGCGAGCGGTCGGTGAAGAAGTCagtgaagcagcagcagcaggaggcgaGCAGCAGCTTGCAGTCGTCGGCGTCGATATCGGCGTCGTCGTGTTCGTCGACGGCGGGTGGTGGGGGGTCGTTCCGGGGGATGCAGCAGTTGAGCCTGAGGCGGCTGTCGGGGTGCTACGAGTGCCACATGGTGGTGGATCCCATCAGCGGCGTCTTCCGGGACAGCTCCTCCATGAGGGCCACCATCTGCTCCTGCCCCGACTGCGGCGAGATCTTCGTCAGGCCCgactccctccacctccaccagtCCATCAGGCATGCAG TGTCGGAGCTGGGGGCGGAGGACACGAGCAGGAACATAATATCGATAATATTCCAGTCGAGCTGGCTGAAGAAGCAGAGCCCCGTGTGCGCCATCGACCGCATCCTCAAGGTCCACAACGCCGCCCGCACCCTCGCCCGCTTCGACGACTACCGCGCCGCCGTCAAGGCCAAAGCAATGGCccaccgccaccctcgctgcaCCGCCGACGGCAACGAGCTCCTCCGCTTCCACTGCGCCACCCTCTCCTGCGACCTCGGCCTCCACGGCGCCACCCACCTCTGCGACCACCTCTCCTGCGCCGCCTGCGCCATCATCCGCCACGGCTTCAGGCCGCCCGCGCCGGGGGCCGGCATCCGCACCATGGCCACCAGCGGCCGCGCCCACGACGCCGTCGTCTCGTCCGGGTCGGAGGGCGACCGCCGGGCGATGCTGGTGTGCCGGGTGATCGCCGGCCgggtgaggagggaggaggcggcggcggcggcggcggaggaagaggaggaggagtacgACTCGGTGGCCGGGACGACGCCGGGGCTGTACTCCAACCTGGACGAGCTGGACGTCTTCAACCCCACAGCCATTCTCCCTTGCTTTGTCGTCGTCTACAGGGCCTGA